A genomic window from Sporosarcina sp. Marseille-Q4063 includes:
- a CDS encoding ImmA/IrrE family metallo-endopeptidase has translation MINGRALCIFLNMNQTKQEIWQDFAHELAHSLNHEGYQFSMNDPFRKYQGWQAEQFAFHLLNHLELPQLRCEAVGLIATLFNVEHTFADVRLEKWLENREVCFLARL, from the coding sequence ATGATTAATGGGAGGGCTCTCTGTATTTTTCTTAATATGAATCAAACAAAACAAGAGATTTGGCAGGATTTTGCACATGAGCTGGCTCACAGTTTGAACCATGAGGGATACCAGTTCTCAATGAACGATCCATTTCGCAAGTATCAAGGGTGGCAAGCAGAACAGTTTGCATTTCATTTGTTGAATCATTTGGAATTACCGCAGCTTAGATGCGAAGCAGTTGGACTTATTGCAACTCTATTCAACGTTGAACATACCTTTGCGGATGTAAGATTGGAAAAGTGGTTAGAGAATCGGGAAGTTTGTTTTTTGGCTAGATTATAA
- a CDS encoding VWA domain-containing protein, with protein MFYLKPIRVKDENHSVLNTDTFDKRRFKEIYNMSQGLQKLSIDGELPEFEPLLGDIWASLYKMKPELTEDEIPDDLQVNKSFMEKIMNDDSFGTYRKFTRLDDISSAIGTVKFGEKTNEWLIEQKERDESLKKQMQEIQAMKRQLQKQEQKNGARNGNGKLEEDLTAAISDLAGQLQETLQNNSHSFSQAMEKAMQETKQTKDSLKSLLGGTSAGSGDAELKKVPIRDQISLAEKIASNKQMKEIADWAGRFKQIARKKQKSKHNDSMERSGVTLGNDIERLLPMELGLYTHSISKNDFLRRFVEGQTMMYEQKGQEVLGKGPIILCLDQSGSMNKLDTQSKGFTLALMSIARKQRRDFCLILFSTRTQIFRYERGKIKSTDMINLAQTFLGGGTDFALSLDGALKVINESRFKQADLVFVTDGEDRLKNSFLEAFNKKKKEKEFNVLSLVIGINTKTVEQFSDRVVHIKDFDDTGSFTAFEI; from the coding sequence GTGTTTTATTTGAAACCAATAAGAGTAAAAGATGAAAATCATTCTGTTTTAAATACAGATACATTCGATAAAAGACGTTTCAAAGAAATTTATAATATGTCGCAAGGACTTCAAAAGTTAAGCATTGATGGGGAACTTCCTGAGTTTGAACCGTTACTCGGTGACATATGGGCTTCTTTATACAAGATGAAACCCGAATTGACCGAAGATGAAATTCCTGATGATTTGCAAGTTAACAAATCGTTTATGGAGAAAATCATGAATGATGATTCGTTTGGAACCTATCGAAAATTTACTCGATTGGATGACATATCTTCAGCCATCGGAACTGTGAAATTCGGGGAGAAAACGAATGAATGGTTAATTGAACAAAAAGAAAGAGACGAAAGCTTAAAAAAACAAATGCAAGAGATTCAGGCGATGAAAAGACAGCTTCAAAAGCAGGAACAAAAAAATGGGGCTAGAAATGGTAACGGGAAGCTAGAAGAAGACTTAACAGCAGCAATATCAGACTTGGCCGGCCAACTTCAAGAGACGTTACAGAACAACAGTCATAGCTTTTCGCAAGCGATGGAAAAAGCTATGCAGGAAACGAAGCAGACGAAAGATAGCTTGAAATCATTACTTGGGGGCACGAGTGCCGGTAGTGGTGATGCAGAACTGAAAAAAGTTCCTATACGGGATCAAATTTCATTAGCTGAAAAAATTGCATCAAATAAACAGATGAAAGAAATTGCAGATTGGGCTGGTCGATTTAAACAGATAGCCCGTAAAAAGCAAAAGTCTAAGCATAATGATTCAATGGAAAGAAGTGGGGTTACGTTAGGAAATGATATTGAGCGACTGCTACCGATGGAATTGGGCTTATACACGCACTCAATATCGAAGAATGACTTCTTACGTCGATTTGTAGAAGGCCAGACGATGATGTATGAGCAGAAAGGGCAAGAGGTATTGGGGAAAGGTCCAATCATACTTTGTCTGGATCAGTCAGGCAGTATGAACAAGCTAGATACTCAATCCAAGGGATTTACATTAGCCCTCATGTCAATTGCAAGAAAACAAAGAAGAGATTTTTGTTTGATATTGTTCTCTACTCGTACACAAATCTTTAGATATGAAAGAGGAAAAATAAAAAGTACGGATATGATCAATTTAGCACAAACTTTCCTTGGTGGAGGTACGGACTTTGCACTTTCTCTTGACGGGGCATTGAAAGTAATAAACGAAAGTCGTTTTAAACAGGCGGACTTAGTTTTCGTTACTGATGGTGAAGACCGACTAAAAAATTCGTTTTTAGAAGCATTCAATAAAAAGAAAAAAGAAAAGGAATTTAATGTACTATCTCTAGTAATAGGAATTAACACAAAAACTGTAGAGCAGTTTTCAGACAGGGTAGTTCATATTAAGGATTTTGATGATACAGGAAGTTTTACTGCTTTTGAAATATAG
- a CDS encoding AAA family ATPase, which translates to MTNTNFAKLEEIKNALNAKFFEREKEVEGILVALLSRQHMLMIGPAGTAKSALSVELAKIVQGTEYFQWLLTRFSTPEEVFGPLSLRDLEQGVYKRNTATKMPEANLVFLDEIFKANSAILNSLLTLINERLFYNNGTPVKVPLMSVIGASNEYPEEGEGLEALFDRFLLRFELDYIADGMNFVSMMKGTGQNQVMPSMTMDELVQLQFFTDMVTIPDEVYETLSKIRNELRDEGIRPSDRRFKQSLSVLQAKALINQRQVVKVDDIVILENALWETVDQKDNVSLIVRSHAQDVVTRKLDMIREEASEVFSSMQKDASTDAGMEATQKLKSLVADLNKLKKHNQSRDADIDSLLDKVKAMQQEILDSILEPMDFGTTNEKSTVQIPF; encoded by the coding sequence AGTTAGAGGAAATAAAAAATGCACTCAATGCAAAGTTTTTTGAGCGTGAAAAAGAAGTTGAAGGGATTCTTGTTGCTCTACTTTCAAGGCAGCATATGCTTATGATTGGGCCTGCTGGAACCGCGAAGTCCGCATTGTCGGTCGAATTAGCAAAAATCGTACAGGGAACGGAATACTTCCAGTGGTTGCTGACAAGATTTAGTACTCCCGAAGAAGTATTTGGCCCGTTGTCGTTAAGGGACCTTGAACAAGGCGTGTACAAGCGGAATACCGCAACTAAAATGCCGGAAGCCAATCTTGTATTTCTAGATGAGATATTTAAAGCCAATTCAGCAATCTTGAATAGTTTACTAACACTTATAAATGAAAGGCTCTTCTATAATAATGGAACGCCGGTAAAGGTTCCCTTGATGTCAGTCATTGGGGCTTCGAACGAATACCCGGAAGAGGGAGAGGGACTTGAAGCACTTTTCGATAGGTTCTTACTTAGGTTCGAATTAGATTACATTGCAGATGGAATGAATTTTGTTTCCATGATGAAGGGTACCGGTCAAAATCAGGTTATGCCCTCCATGACGATGGATGAATTGGTTCAACTACAGTTTTTTACTGACATGGTTACAATTCCTGACGAAGTATATGAAACTCTTTCAAAAATCCGTAATGAATTGCGTGATGAAGGAATCCGTCCGTCTGACAGGCGGTTTAAACAGTCACTTTCGGTTCTTCAAGCGAAAGCATTGATAAACCAAAGGCAAGTAGTAAAAGTTGATGATATTGTCATCCTTGAAAATGCCCTTTGGGAAACAGTGGATCAAAAAGATAACGTTTCCCTGATTGTTCGCAGTCATGCACAGGATGTGGTTACTCGAAAACTTGATATGATTCGGGAAGAGGCAAGTGAAGTATTTTCTTCGATGCAGAAGGATGCTTCTACTGATGCTGGTATGGAAGCTACCCAAAAATTGAAATCGTTAGTTGCTGATTTAAATAAGTTGAAAAAGCATAATCAAAGTAGAGATGCGGATATTGACTCTTTACTTGATAAAGTGAAAGCGATGCAACAAGAAATACTTGACAGTATTTTGGAGCCGATGGATTTTGGCACCACAAATGAAAAGTCAACAGTACAAATACCATTTTAA